The genomic DNA GTTTACGTAAACGTCAATTCGCCGGCGGCAATAAAAAGGCGACCCGGGGGTCGCCTTTCTTTCTGCAGCGCTGGATGCGCCTGGCTTACTTCAGTGCGTCGAACACACGCGCGGTGATGTCTTCCACGCTGCCAACGCCCGCGATCTTGCGATACTGCGGCGGTGCAACCTTGGCGGCGGGGTCGCCATTGGCGGCCCACTTGGAGTAGTAGTCCACCAGCGGACGTGTCTGCTGGGAGTAGACGTCGAGGCGCTTCTTGACGGTCTCTTCCTTGTCGTCGTCGCGCTGGATCAGCGGTTCGCCGGTGACGTCGTCCACGCCTTCCACCTTGGGCGGGTTGTACTTGACGTGGTAGGTGCGGCCCGATGCCACGTGCGCGCGGCGCCCGCTCATGCGCTCGATGATGGCATCGAACGGCACGTCGATTTCCAGTACGTAGTCGATCGCCACGCCCGCTTCCTTCATGGCCTCGGCCTGCGGAATGGTGCGCGGGAAGCCATCGAACAGATAGCCGTCCTTGCAATCGGCCGCCTGCAGGCGGTCCTTGACCAGGCCGATGATGATGTCGTCCGACACCAGGCCACCTGCGTCCATCACCTTCTTGGCGGCCACGCCTAGCGGCGTGCCAGCCTTCACCGCGGCGCGCAGCATGTCGCCGGTGGAGATTTGGGGGATGCCGAACTTCTCGCAGATGAACTGGGCTTGCGTGCCTTTGCCGGCGCCAGGTGCGCCCAACAGGATCAAACGCATTACGGGTCCTCAGAGTTTTGAATCTTGTATGGCAGGGGGAATGGAAGGAGGGTAACGCCGAAACTTGACGCGAGGCTTACCAACGCCGTCAGGACGGCGCACCTCGGGTCGGAGTCTGGTCTGTTGACGGTCGGCACGCTAAAGCGCTAAAGCCTCTGCCGCTGGCGGCGGGCGGGTACCGAACGGGCTCACTTTTCATCTCCCCACCGAGCCTTGGCCGGACGCCCGGGCGCCCGACGGCTCTGTATCGGCAAGCATTATGCCATGAGGCGGCGCGAAATCGGCTCGCCGCTGCGGTGACATCTGCCATGACTTATGTCGCAGGTCATGGGATGACTGCCGCAGCCGGCGGCCATCGCCAAGTGCGCTCAGGGGCCTTCCTGTGCCATGGCCTGCGCCCAAAGCACACGCACCCGGTCCAGGTCGGCTTGCGTATCGACGCCCGGCGCGGGCACTGCCGCTGTTTCCAGCACGCCGATACGCTCGCCATGCCACATCGCGCGCAGCTGCTCCAGGGCTTCCGTCTGCTCCACCGGCGACAGCGCCAGCGTGGGGAAGCGCCGCAGGAATCCGGCGCGGTAGGCGTACAGGCCAATGTGGCGCAATACCGGCATGGCCGGCAACGCCACCTGGGCGGCGGCTGCCGCCGCGGCCGGCACGCCGGCCCAGGCGTCGCGCGCCCAGGGGATCGGGGCGCGGGAGAAATACAGCGCGCGGCCGGCGGCATCGCACACCACTTTCACCACATTGGGGTTGAACACCTCGGCAATCTCGCCGATCGGATGTGCAGCGGTGGCGATGGCGCAATCGGCATGGTGCGCCAGATGCAGCGCCACCTCGTCGATCAGGCCGGGCTCGATGAGCGGCTCGTCGCCCTGCACATTGACCACGATGGCATCGTCCGGCAGGCCCAGCAGCGTGGCCACTTCGGCCAGGCGGTCGGTGCCCGAGGGATGGTCGGCACGCGTGATCACGGCTTCGATGCCATGCGCCGCGCAGGCTGCCGCCACTTCGGGCGCGTCGGTGGCCACCACCGTGCGCTGCGCCGACGAGGCATGGGCGCGCTCAGCCACGCGCACGATCATGGGCTTGCCGCCGATATCGGCCAGCGGCTTGTTGGGCAGCCGGGTGGAGGCCAGGCGCGCCGGGATGACGACGGTAAAAGCGGGCAGCGACATGGTGCGAGCCGCCGCTTATTCCGGCGAGACCAGCCGGCCCGGCACGGTCTGGCGTGCTTCATCGGCCAGCATGATGGGAATGCCGTCGCGGATCGGATAGGCCAGTTTGTCCACGTGGCAGATCAGTTCCTGGGCGGCACGGTCATGTTCCAGCTTGCTCTTGCACAGCGGGCAGACCAGGATTTCAAGCAGCCGGTTGTCCATCTTGCGTTTCCTTGGTGTGGCCGGCGGCGGTCGCGGCGCCCGGCGCTGCGGGAGCGGCCTGGGCATGCGCGGCGACAGCGCGGCGAATTTTTTCGATCAGGCCCGCATCGATCACGGGCGTGGTGGGGACGACCCAGATCCGCGGGTCCAGCGGGTCACTGAGGCGCTCGCATTTTACGGCATCCTTCTCGGTGATCAGGATCGCATCGGCCGCTTGCGCGACAGGATCGCCGGCAAAGGGGTCTTCGGCGAAGTCGTAGTGGTCCGGCAGCGGCATGGTGTCGGGCGCGAGGCCTGCCGCGCGCAGGCTGGCGAAGAAGCGCTCGGGGTTGCCGATGCCGGCGGCGGCCAGCACACGCTGCCCGGCAAACGCGGACAGCGGCCTGGCCATGGTAGGGTCGGCCAGTTGCCAGGCATCGTCCAGCACCAGGCGCATGCCGTAGACATCCGGCTTGTCCTGGCTGGGGCGGAAGTCCGGGTCGTTGATGAGGGTGGCGTCGCGCCGGCGCGAGAGCGATTCTCGCAGCGGGCCCGCGGGCAGCAGCAAGCCGTTGCCGCCCATGCGCGAATCGAACATCACGATCTCGAAGTCGCGTTGCAGCTTGTAGTGCTGCAGGCCATCGTCGAGCAGCAGCACGTTGACGCCGGGATGCGAGACCAGCATGGTCTGCGCGCATAGCGCGCGGTCGGGGAAGACCCAGACCGGCACGTCGGTGGCGCGCGCGATCAAGAGTGGCTCGTCGCCCACGTCCTTGGCCTGCGAGGTGGGCTTGACCCGGCGCGGATGCTTGAGCTTGACGCCGTAGCCGCGCGAGACCACGCCCGGGCGCAGGCCGGACTCGGCCAGCGCATGGGCCAGCGCGATCACCGCGGGGGTCTTGCCGGTGCCGCCCACGGTCACGTTGCCGACCACCACCACCGGCATGGGCAGGCGCGTCGAGCGGTACCAGCCGCGCCGGTATGCCAGGCGCCGCCAGCCGCTGACCAGGCCGAACACCCACGACAGCGGCAGCATCAGCCAGGCGAACCAGCCGCGGCGTTGCCACTGGGCGGTCACGAAGTCGGCAAGGGCGTTGCGGGGAGCTGGCATGGGCGTGGTAGGCAGGGCTGGGCGGTAATGTTGCGTTGAATAGGGCAGGGGCGGGGCCGGGGACGGTAGCGCGGCGCGCCGGCATGATGGTGCCATCG from Cupriavidus sp. D39 includes the following:
- the adk gene encoding adenylate kinase; the protein is MRLILLGAPGAGKGTQAQFICEKFGIPQISTGDMLRAAVKAGTPLGVAAKKVMDAGGLVSDDIIIGLVKDRLQAADCKDGYLFDGFPRTIPQAEAMKEAGVAIDYVLEIDVPFDAIIERMSGRRAHVASGRTYHVKYNPPKVEGVDDVTGEPLIQRDDDKEETVKKRLDVYSQQTRPLVDYYSKWAANGDPAAKVAPPQYRKIAGVGSVEDITARVFDALK
- the kdsB gene encoding 3-deoxy-manno-octulosonate cytidylyltransferase gives rise to the protein MSLPAFTVVIPARLASTRLPNKPLADIGGKPMIVRVAERAHASSAQRTVVATDAPEVAAACAAHGIEAVITRADHPSGTDRLAEVATLLGLPDDAIVVNVQGDEPLIEPGLIDEVALHLAHHADCAIATAAHPIGEIAEVFNPNVVKVVCDAAGRALYFSRAPIPWARDAWAGVPAAAAAAAQVALPAMPVLRHIGLYAYRAGFLRRFPTLALSPVEQTEALEQLRAMWHGERIGVLETAAVPAPGVDTQADLDRVRVLWAQAMAQEGP
- a CDS encoding Trm112 family protein; protein product: MDNRLLEILVCPLCKSKLEHDRAAQELICHVDKLAYPIRDGIPIMLADEARQTVPGRLVSPE
- the lpxK gene encoding tetraacyldisaccharide 4'-kinase, with the protein product MPAPRNALADFVTAQWQRRGWFAWLMLPLSWVFGLVSGWRRLAYRRGWYRSTRLPMPVVVVGNVTVGGTGKTPAVIALAHALAESGLRPGVVSRGYGVKLKHPRRVKPTSQAKDVGDEPLLIARATDVPVWVFPDRALCAQTMLVSHPGVNVLLLDDGLQHYKLQRDFEIVMFDSRMGGNGLLLPAGPLRESLSRRRDATLINDPDFRPSQDKPDVYGMRLVLDDAWQLADPTMARPLSAFAGQRVLAAAGIGNPERFFASLRAAGLAPDTMPLPDHYDFAEDPFAGDPVAQAADAILITEKDAVKCERLSDPLDPRIWVVPTTPVIDAGLIEKIRRAVAAHAQAAPAAPGAATAAGHTKETQDGQPAA